Proteins found in one Methanospirillum hungatei JF-1 genomic segment:
- a CDS encoding Hsp20/alpha crystallin family protein: MAIIKRDPFHMFRGELDNMFAEMENRFQSLLPSYPAYSQRGRELSPVFSGGFTVDVKQQDDQVIAKADLPGCNKEDVKIRLVRPNLLQISCQRTDEKEQEDKDFFIRERFYGSVSRSVPLPVEVLEEGAQAKFENGVLEVIFKRAEKESGGDIPIQ; this comes from the coding sequence ATGGCAATCATCAAACGTGATCCGTTCCACATGTTCAGGGGTGAACTGGATAATATGTTTGCCGAGATGGAAAACAGATTTCAGTCACTCCTTCCCTCTTATCCTGCATATTCACAGAGAGGGCGTGAACTTTCTCCTGTTTTCTCCGGTGGATTCACCGTGGATGTAAAACAACAGGATGATCAGGTTATTGCAAAAGCTGATCTTCCGGGTTGTAATAAAGAGGATGTTAAAATCCGCCTGGTCAGACCAAACCTCCTTCAGATCTCCTGTCAACGGACCGATGAGAAAGAACAGGAAGATAAGGACTTTTTTATTCGGGAGCGGTTCTATGGTTCGGTCAGCCGGAGTGTTCCCCTCCCTGTTGAGGTTTTAGAAGAAGGAGCACAGGCCAAGTTTGAAAACGGGGTATTAGAGGTTATTTTCAAACGGGCAGAGAAAGAGAGTGGCGGGGATATCCCGATTCAATAA
- the budA gene encoding acetolactate decarboxylase, with amino-acid sequence MVHPHQVAVILCIALFFMVPGSAVINDTPSSNLFHVSAYSLLADGQYDGVVTVGDLKNNGTFGIGGYEHMDGELLMLDGTVWQITHDGVVYEPSDDTKVCFANIIHFNPTITHQVNETLDKAEVYTVITDLFPDDDTIYAVKVTGDFADMQARSVPSQSPPYPPLSEVIQNQSVFDLGPVIGTLTGFWFPDWMAGVNVAGFHQHFISADNTSGGHALNYTIENVTISIQPVTGFTYIHP; translated from the coding sequence ATGGTACATCCCCATCAGGTAGCAGTCATACTTTGTATAGCTCTCTTTTTCATGGTCCCTGGATCAGCAGTAATTAATGATACTCCATCCTCGAACCTCTTCCATGTATCAGCGTACTCACTCCTAGCTGACGGTCAGTATGACGGAGTCGTAACGGTTGGTGACCTTAAAAATAACGGAACATTCGGGATCGGAGGGTATGAACACATGGATGGAGAACTACTCATGCTTGACGGGACGGTTTGGCAGATAACCCACGACGGAGTAGTATATGAGCCATCAGATGACACAAAAGTCTGTTTTGCAAACATCATCCACTTCAACCCAACCATCACTCACCAGGTGAATGAAACCCTGGATAAAGCAGAGGTCTATACAGTCATCACCGACTTATTCCCTGATGATGATACTATCTATGCCGTGAAAGTTACCGGAGATTTTGCAGATATGCAGGCACGCAGTGTTCCCTCACAGAGTCCTCCTTACCCGCCATTATCAGAAGTAATTCAAAATCAATCAGTCTTTGACCTTGGCCCGGTTATCGGGACATTGACCGGGTTCTGGTTCCCGGACTGGATGGCAGGTGTAAATGTGGCCGGTTTCCATCAACACTTTATATCCGCTGATAACACATCCGGCGGGCATGCCCTGAATTATACAATTGAGAACGTGACAATATCAATCCAGCCGGTAACCGGGTTTACTTATATCCATCCGTGA
- a CDS encoding DUF3147 family protein, with amino-acid sequence MYSHGTSTMDYLYTIIKFLTAGFIIVGVTLIVQHMDPKYGGILAAAPITTTIAFLFTTFESGQDVTRELTLGSFYFAIPTLVFILSLYILLEHVSFFMGIAGAYLVWLIGIVIIHRIVFT; translated from the coding sequence ATGTATTCACATGGTACCAGTACCATGGATTATCTGTATACCATCATCAAATTCCTAACCGCCGGGTTCATCATAGTCGGAGTGACTCTGATAGTCCAGCATATGGACCCAAAATATGGGGGGATACTTGCTGCAGCACCAATTACTACCACCATCGCATTTCTCTTTACCACCTTTGAATCTGGTCAGGACGTAACCAGAGAATTAACCCTGGGATCATTCTATTTTGCAATTCCAACCCTTGTATTTATCCTCTCCCTCTATATCCTCTTGGAACACGTTTCTTTTTTTATGGGAATTGCTGGAGCATATCTTGTCTGGCTAATTGGTATCGTCATTATCCACCGGATTGTCTTCACGTAA
- a CDS encoding sulfite exporter TauE/SafE family protein gives MDELFVFGAAFLAGLINALAGGGTLVSFPALLALGIPPVTANITNTLSLCPGYCGGMIAQRKEFAFQKSRIHQILPICIAGGLIGGFLLIHSDESSFRTLIPYLILFATVLLAVQDRTKNFLIHGSYHIDHPRLVSGGGFLLLFLAALYGGYFGAGVSVIIIAVLGLLYDDSLVSLNILKLIISFSVNLVASLYFIFTGSILWALVVIMSIGSVFGGLVGGTFVEMVHPEIFRWIIVGLGLCISLWYFICG, from the coding sequence ATGGATGAACTTTTTGTCTTCGGAGCGGCATTTTTAGCCGGACTGATCAATGCACTCGCAGGGGGAGGCACTCTCGTGAGTTTTCCGGCGTTGCTTGCTTTAGGTATTCCCCCGGTTACAGCAAACATTACCAATACCCTGTCGCTCTGCCCTGGATATTGTGGCGGGATGATTGCCCAGCGGAAAGAATTTGCCTTTCAGAAGAGCAGAATTCATCAGATCCTTCCAATCTGTATTGCAGGTGGTCTTATTGGCGGTTTTCTCCTCATCCATTCTGATGAATCATCGTTTCGGACACTCATACCATATCTTATTCTCTTCGCTACAGTTCTGCTTGCAGTGCAGGATCGGACAAAAAATTTTTTGATACATGGTTCATATCACATAGACCACCCCCGGCTCGTGTCCGGCGGGGGATTCCTTCTCTTGTTTCTTGCGGCATTATATGGGGGGTATTTTGGTGCCGGAGTAAGTGTTATCATCATTGCCGTCCTGGGTCTCCTTTATGACGACTCGCTTGTCAGTCTGAATATTCTCAAACTTATCATTTCATTCAGTGTGAACCTGGTGGCTTCACTCTACTTCATCTTCACCGGCAGTATTTTGTGGGCACTTGTGGTTATCATGAGTATTGGGTCAGTTTTCGGCGGTCTAGTCGGAGGCACGTTTGTTGAAATGGTTCATCCTGAAATTTTCAGATGGATAATTGTCGGTCTAGGCCTGTGTATTTCTCTTTGGTATTTTATATGTGGGTAA
- a CDS encoding response regulator, giving the protein MTDALKILVVDDHPDICLAVQAILEEESWTVLTANGGEECIKILEDGFSGLILLDIMMPDMDGWETIREIESRDLYHKIIICMLTAKDNPDEGMIGIEKYVSDYITKPIVPELLVELVAMWMQNIPET; this is encoded by the coding sequence ATGACTGATGCATTGAAAATCCTCGTTGTTGATGATCATCCTGACATTTGTCTGGCAGTACAGGCAATACTGGAGGAAGAATCCTGGACTGTCCTTACGGCAAATGGCGGGGAGGAGTGTATAAAAATATTGGAGGATGGTTTCTCCGGATTGATTCTCCTTGATATCATGATGCCTGACATGGACGGATGGGAAACAATACGAGAGATTGAGTCACGTGACTTGTACCATAAGATCATCATCTGTATGCTTACTGCTAAGGATAACCCGGATGAAGGAATGATTGGCATTGAAAAGTATGTGTCTGATTACATTACCAAGCCAATTGTCCCCGAACTTCTGGTAGAACTTGTTGCGATGTGGATGCAAAATATTCCTGAAACCTGA
- a CDS encoding hybrid sensor histidine kinase/response regulator: MIPSLFALSFSSDPIFQSKLHSYLEHEGIHVDTLLMRSEALKNIPFHRYDVLIVNTESSDRCDDGFDEIRRNNPDIIIITFSSDNVVVEKNPGNFKNSWYFHIKTDKNQLLFEDLIHTIYHGVIQRGFMHLQGEVSDLFSLVQGISDPFFIMDNKREVHIWNKGMVNLTGYSAFQILGKDQNVHSLPFFKNYEPILIDLLVDYHNAVRNQYEPLISIGNIWVINDYFPHLNDGKGAHLRLYASPLYDQSGGLRGAIMSAQDISFVIGFPGYSSGAPHHRSPLQKEITPCNYSNMIINGFVRKNIEKKTLSPVYDLSENNNDRINSFDDTEISDFIFFFYRFVETAHIPIIGWDASYAITLFNLGAARLTGISSDKVLGQKIFTLFPDSQRDRSLSLIQQVHGPEPALLSAMIPIVQKSGDIRSVVWNFERFNGPDGGPLLIIGIGQDITEQVWAVEYLKKYISELTEKNDELNRVKSQLSEINKHLDDIVEKRTKEIEDLLKQKDEFITQIGHDLKTSLTPVIAILPVLRRKESDPKKIQYLDMAIRNAAQMHDLLISILQMARLNKSYLPGIGTSLPIREMIHELTVNFEYEILKKRLIITNDIPADLEIRMSPIDFDTIFGNLLDNAIKFSNTGGSITFQGERTEKGIIITIRDHGIGLLPGEEEHIFEKFYKADSSRHDGKSYGLGLSITQKIVERNGGIIQVKSDGRNTGTTFTLIFPRLKTLHS, from the coding sequence ATGATCCCCTCCCTCTTTGCGCTATCCTTCTCATCAGATCCAATCTTCCAGTCAAAATTGCATTCATATCTGGAGCATGAAGGGATTCATGTCGATACTCTCCTCATGAGAAGCGAAGCCCTGAAAAATATTCCATTTCATCGGTATGATGTGCTCATCGTAAATACGGAGAGTAGTGACCGATGTGATGATGGGTTTGATGAAATCCGAAGAAATAATCCAGATATTATTATAATTACATTTTCATCTGATAATGTCGTGGTAGAAAAAAATCCAGGGAATTTTAAGAATTCCTGGTATTTTCATATTAAAACAGATAAAAACCAGCTTCTTTTTGAAGATCTTATTCACACCATCTACCATGGTGTTATTCAGCGGGGATTTATGCACCTGCAGGGAGAGGTATCTGATCTATTTTCTCTCGTACAAGGCATTTCTGACCCATTTTTTATAATGGACAATAAAAGGGAGGTTCACATCTGGAATAAAGGGATGGTGAATCTGACGGGGTATTCTGCTTTTCAGATTCTCGGCAAAGACCAAAATGTGCATTCACTTCCGTTTTTCAAAAATTATGAACCAATTCTGATAGACTTATTGGTGGATTATCATAATGCCGTCAGGAATCAGTATGAACCTCTCATCTCCATCGGAAATATTTGGGTCATCAATGATTATTTTCCGCATCTTAACGATGGAAAGGGCGCTCATCTCCGGCTGTATGCTTCACCATTGTATGATCAGTCGGGAGGGTTGCGTGGAGCGATTATGTCTGCACAAGATATTTCATTCGTTATCGGCTTTCCTGGGTATTCGTCTGGAGCCCCTCATCACAGATCCCCGCTTCAAAAAGAGATTACTCCCTGTAATTATTCAAATATGATTATAAATGGTTTTGTTCGGAAAAATATTGAGAAGAAGACGTTATCACCCGTATATGATCTGTCAGAGAACAATAATGACAGAATCAATTCATTCGATGATACAGAAATATCTGATTTTATATTCTTTTTTTACCGGTTTGTGGAGACTGCACATATTCCTATCATTGGCTGGGATGCATCATATGCAATAACGCTCTTTAATCTTGGTGCTGCCAGACTTACCGGAATTTCTTCTGATAAAGTACTCGGCCAGAAAATCTTTACGTTGTTTCCTGACAGTCAGAGAGATCGATCACTGAGCCTGATTCAGCAGGTCCATGGACCTGAACCGGCTCTTCTCAGTGCCATGATTCCCATAGTCCAGAAATCAGGAGATATTCGGTCTGTTGTATGGAATTTTGAGCGTTTTAACGGACCAGACGGGGGGCCATTATTAATCATTGGGATTGGACAGGATATCACCGAACAAGTCTGGGCGGTCGAATATCTGAAAAAATATATTTCAGAACTGACTGAGAAGAATGATGAGTTAAACCGGGTGAAAAGCCAGCTCTCTGAAATTAATAAGCATCTGGATGATATTGTTGAAAAACGGACGAAAGAGATTGAAGATCTATTAAAACAGAAGGATGAGTTCATCACCCAGATAGGTCATGATCTGAAAACTTCCCTGACTCCGGTAATTGCAATTCTTCCGGTATTAAGAAGAAAAGAGAGTGACCCAAAAAAGATTCAATATCTTGATATGGCGATTCGGAATGCTGCACAAATGCATGATCTGCTGATCAGTATTCTTCAGATGGCTCGTCTGAATAAATCATATCTCCCCGGTATCGGGACCTCTCTTCCGATTCGTGAGATGATTCATGAGTTGACTGTAAATTTCGAATATGAGATATTAAAAAAACGTCTGATCATCACGAATGATATTCCTGCGGATCTTGAAATCAGAATGAGCCCGATCGATTTTGATACTATCTTTGGAAATCTCCTGGATAATGCGATAAAATTTTCAAATACCGGGGGGAGTATTACTTTTCAGGGAGAACGAACTGAAAAGGGAATTATTATCACAATCAGGGACCATGGTATTGGGCTGCTTCCTGGAGAAGAAGAACACATCTTCGAAAAATTCTATAAAGCTGACAGTTCACGACATGATGGAAAATCATACGGGCTTGGTCTTTCGATTACCCAGAAGATCGTTGAACGGAACGGAGGAATAATTCAGGTAAAAAGCGATGGACGGAATACCGGGACGACATTTACCCTGATATTCCCTCGTTTAAAAACCCTCCACTCATAA
- a CDS encoding response regulator, whose product MVRVLIVERVPFMRNITRFALECSGHEVIGEAVDGQQALDLYYLYTPDLVILALVLQKVQGIQVLRRIKETHPDSKIVICSAIKTQRMIDQAMEYGADSYVIKPFQIYNFISEVNRVMGIKTTPQGLAQEQLLSQREELEQIAAKVLTRTISREELQSFIQKVQGSSHQ is encoded by the coding sequence ATGGTCCGGGTCCTAATTGTTGAACGTGTTCCATTTATGCGAAATATTACTCGTTTTGCGCTTGAATGTAGTGGTCACGAAGTAATTGGTGAGGCAGTTGACGGTCAGCAGGCCCTTGATTTATACTATCTTTACACACCAGATCTCGTAATTTTAGCTCTTGTCCTGCAAAAGGTACAGGGTATTCAGGTATTACGTCGAATAAAAGAGACACATCCCGATTCAAAGATAGTCATCTGTTCTGCTATAAAAACACAGCGAATGATCGATCAGGCGATGGAATATGGGGCTGACTCATATGTAATTAAACCTTTTCAGATCTATAATTTTATCTCTGAAGTGAACCGGGTAATGGGAATAAAAACCACACCTCAGGGGCTGGCTCAGGAACAACTCCTCTCACAACGTGAAGAACTTGAGCAGATAGCTGCAAAAGTACTTACAAGGACGATATCCAGAGAGGAACTCCAGAGTTTTATTCAGAAAGTTCAGGGTTCCTCGCATCAGTGA
- a CDS encoding cache domain-containing protein, with product MDGEAVHYVYEQGRDAGIREFNDPSGTFSDPEMFIFAFDMNGTLLANPYFPGLVGQNRLNDRDPYGKYPVQILWPMENKALDIPTISLPIRILTMKSV from the coding sequence ATGGATGGAGAAGCTGTTCACTATGTTTATGAGCAGGGGAGGGATGCGGGCATTCGTGAATTCAATGATCCGAGCGGGACCTTTTCAGATCCAGAGATGTTCATCTTTGCCTTTGATATGAATGGGACACTCCTTGCAAATCCGTATTTCCCAGGTCTGGTCGGACAAAACCGCCTGAATGATCGCGATCCGTACGGGAAATACCCGGTGCAGATCTTATGGCCAATGGAGAACAAGGCGTTGGATATACCTACTATTTCTTTGCCGATCCGGATTCTGACTATGAAATCCGTCTGA
- a CDS encoding OCRE domain-containing protein: MYKRGMHMQDVKISGRTGFIIVFLLLSSYGVCAAESGDLLGGSGYAYLVQEDPYFTFGYPAGMTLQVTAEDGRNTYHLQTKKDPPVTFVVTSMENPEWLVLPTETLLNYEESARMKFIVNESHNLTWGKDQYSQDENRSTCFRSYLDEDMGELVFSSIMSTQDDVIYALLREPVGLYQTEYGNFTLKSLLSVRPRDPHQSYNFTPVDLDADPSVFLNAINSSSGTKDFAYDPYTGLYRDTDTGYYYIPNLGVFFDPTTNKFYYPSEFGNYSENFFQNYEGQYIPSGTLGGYYDGLYAGYDASDIIHDTYQNRQNVYDAANAMWRDYIRDDQYYGVDDSGYAEPIDTVQEYQDYGLS; encoded by the coding sequence ATGTATAAACGAGGTATGCATATGCAGGATGTGAAGATTTCTGGAAGAACAGGTTTTATAATTGTGTTCCTTCTCCTCTCCTCATACGGAGTCTGTGCAGCAGAATCAGGAGATCTATTGGGTGGATCCGGATACGCATATCTGGTTCAGGAAGATCCCTATTTTACCTTTGGGTACCCTGCCGGTATGACGCTTCAGGTAACTGCTGAAGATGGACGAAACACATATCATCTTCAGACAAAAAAAGACCCGCCGGTTACGTTCGTGGTGACCTCAATGGAGAACCCTGAATGGCTTGTCTTACCGACAGAAACGCTGCTGAACTATGAAGAGTCAGCACGAATGAAATTTATCGTCAATGAATCGCACAATCTCACCTGGGGGAAGGATCAATACAGCCAGGATGAGAACCGCTCAACCTGCTTTCGGTCATATCTTGATGAAGACATGGGAGAACTTGTCTTTTCTTCCATCATGAGTACACAGGACGATGTCATCTATGCCCTTCTCCGCGAGCCTGTTGGGTTATATCAGACAGAATATGGGAATTTCACTCTGAAATCTCTTTTAAGTGTCAGGCCACGGGACCCACACCAGAGTTATAATTTCACTCCGGTTGATCTGGATGCTGATCCAAGTGTTTTTCTAAACGCGATAAATTCTTCATCAGGGACGAAGGATTTTGCGTATGATCCGTATACCGGTCTCTATAGGGATACTGATACCGGGTATTATTATATCCCGAATCTGGGAGTTTTTTTCGATCCCACGACGAATAAATTCTATTATCCGTCAGAATTTGGAAATTATAGTGAAAACTTTTTCCAGAACTATGAAGGGCAGTATATTCCGTCAGGGACGCTTGGCGGGTATTATGATGGCCTGTATGCAGGATATGATGCATCTGATATCATTCATGATACGTATCAGAACCGTCAGAACGTATATGATGCGGCAAATGCCATGTGGCGCGATTATATTCGTGACGACCAGTACTATGGGGTGGATGACTCCGGATATGCAGAGCCTATCGATACCGTTCAGGAATACCAGGATTATGGGTTATCCTAA
- a CDS encoding histone family protein, with product MADLPIAAVVRVAKSSGAERVGSDASEILVAKTEEYLGKLVKEAVKLAAHAGRKTLKEEDIEMAAEKIA from the coding sequence ATGGCAGACTTACCGATTGCAGCAGTTGTACGGGTTGCAAAGAGCAGTGGTGCTGAGCGTGTCGGAAGCGATGCATCAGAGATTCTTGTGGCAAAGACTGAAGAGTACTTAGGAAAACTGGTAAAAGAGGCAGTCAAACTTGCCGCACACGCGGGAAGAAAAACTCTCAAAGAAGAAGATATTGAAATGGCTGCAGAAAAGATAGCCTGA
- a CDS encoding ATP-binding protein — translation MKVKDVLLEQKKELILRLQSQYIPRSVEIKNPDSNLIKIIIGPRRAGKSFFVMRYLLDTVPFGYVNFDDEQLTDLEKIPDILTAINDIYAGSRTILMDEIQNISGWELLVNRLARQGYNLFITGSNAHLLSKELATHLTGRHSVTTIFPFSFQEFLQMKNKDLTEAEYRESLEEYSLTGGFPEPLLAFIDKKDYLIRLFDAIIYKDIIRRYNIGYPQGLGDLAHYLCSTISNEYSVHSLTKISGCKSDKTVKKYLDYLEQTFLFFSVPRFSFKFKEQVSSHKKIYCIDNGFITAKGFSSSRNSGRLLENIVAVSLKKDELSGLINFYYWKNAQQEEIDFVVRVYHKIIALVQVCTKMDDTNTKEREVRALLKGAHDLKCSNLVMLTMYEEGEQQEEWFGYSGVIRYIPLWKWLLLPAHEKLGYSLSS, via the coding sequence ATGAAGGTAAAGGATGTTCTTCTGGAACAAAAAAAAGAACTGATTCTTCGGCTTCAAAGTCAATACATACCCCGTTCTGTAGAAATTAAAAATCCAGATAGCAATTTGATTAAAATTATCATTGGTCCCCGAAGAGCGGGAAAGTCATTTTTTGTAATGAGATACCTGCTTGATACCGTTCCTTTTGGGTATGTGAATTTTGACGATGAACAACTTACTGATCTGGAAAAAATTCCTGATATTCTGACGGCTATCAATGATATTTATGCAGGCTCGAGAACAATCCTGATGGATGAGATACAGAATATTTCCGGTTGGGAACTTCTTGTGAACCGTCTGGCCCGTCAGGGGTATAATCTATTTATTACCGGAAGTAATGCTCATCTCCTCAGTAAAGAGCTTGCAACGCACCTGACCGGAAGACATTCGGTCACAACAATATTTCCGTTTTCATTTCAAGAATTTCTGCAAATGAAAAATAAAGACCTGACAGAGGCAGAATATCGTGAATCCCTGGAGGAGTATTCCCTTACGGGGGGTTTTCCAGAACCTCTTTTAGCCTTTATTGACAAAAAAGATTATCTCATCCGCCTTTTTGATGCGATAATCTACAAAGATATTATCAGAAGATACAATATCGGCTATCCTCAGGGTTTGGGTGACCTTGCCCATTATCTGTGTAGTACAATCTCGAATGAATACTCTGTTCACAGCCTTACAAAAATTTCCGGGTGTAAAAGTGATAAGACAGTAAAAAAATATCTGGATTATCTGGAACAGACGTTCTTATTTTTTTCTGTACCCCGGTTCTCCTTTAAATTTAAAGAACAGGTTTCTTCTCATAAGAAAATTTACTGCATTGATAATGGTTTTATTACAGCGAAAGGGTTTTCCTCCTCGAGAAATAGTGGACGACTTCTGGAGAATATTGTTGCAGTCTCACTCAAGAAAGATGAGTTATCCGGCCTGATTAATTTTTATTATTGGAAAAATGCTCAACAGGAAGAGATAGATTTTGTAGTCCGTGTATATCACAAAATTATCGCTCTTGTTCAGGTATGTACAAAAATGGATGATACAAACACGAAAGAAAGAGAGGTACGTGCCCTTCTAAAGGGAGCACATGATCTAAAATGCTCCAACCTTGTCATGTTGACCATGTATGAAGAGGGTGAACAACAGGAGGAGTGGTTTGGCTATTCTGGTGTTATCAGATATATTCCTCTATGGAAATGGTTATTGTTACCGGCTCATGAGAAACTCGGATACTCTCTTTCCTCATAA
- a CDS encoding manganese efflux pump MntP encodes MDLIFTSVLIGIGLAMDCLAVSFAVGAHQKTSRIRAAFILALFFGGFQGGMTLLGWLLGSGFADAIAAYDHWVAAGLLFIIGGKMVLDGIKDGHEEEAPDVFNFVAVFILAVATSIDALAVGLSFSLLHIVPLIPALIIGLISAIFSVGGVYSGGKIGHILGKRVDILGGVILTLIGIRILLEHLVWNGAGA; translated from the coding sequence ATGGATTTGATTTTCACCTCTGTTCTCATCGGTATCGGCCTTGCAATGGACTGTCTTGCTGTTTCCTTTGCGGTTGGTGCACATCAGAAGACGTCCCGGATACGAGCGGCTTTCATCCTGGCACTTTTCTTTGGGGGATTTCAGGGTGGCATGACTCTGCTTGGGTGGCTCCTCGGCTCTGGATTTGCTGATGCCATTGCTGCGTATGATCACTGGGTTGCAGCCGGGCTTCTTTTCATCATCGGCGGTAAAATGGTCCTTGACGGGATTAAAGACGGGCATGAAGAAGAAGCGCCGGATGTTTTTAACTTTGTTGCAGTATTCATTCTTGCAGTGGCAACCAGTATTGATGCTCTTGCGGTCGGTCTGAGTTTTTCACTGCTGCATATTGTCCCGCTCATTCCGGCACTCATCATCGGTCTGATATCTGCGATTTTCTCTGTCGGCGGTGTATATTCCGGGGGAAAGATAGGACATATACTTGGAAAGCGGGTTGATATTCTTGGAGGTGTTATTCTGACTCTTATCGGGATCAGAATCCTCCTTGAACACCTGGTCTGGAACGGGGCCGGAGCATAA
- a CDS encoding GntP family permease yields MNSILIFGGILVYILILTVRFRISPFITLISAAFIYGILDGNDPVVLYLGIVSGAAKIFQVLAIMVFCGVCIAHMLRRSGYIDTIVDDISRFMKSPENTAGIGGWILSLPLMCCNTAFVLIAPVIEQTVGKKSASPYLYIAAIASIISFVLIYPSPAVVPVMVTLLPSLADPWALDLVLIPVAVIMLVLLLLYARKKTGGLESEVRIPLKKHSRVKAWAPVITPFLLAGLGLLIPAISFFSIISIALFCGLLVAMVSVGKEARDIGIHDGTKYAGLIMFDLCGAGAFGAVIAAGSFPQEIYWFVSGSIPALFLPFILAAALQAASGSRVVSAATTAEILAKASDFPDIQPAALVLMIAGGSCMVSFVSDPYFWLVKRFTGDETTGVINNYTLPLAGIGLIIGFSGVIIQILSGYL; encoded by the coding sequence ATGAACTCAATTCTCATCTTTGGAGGAATCCTTGTATATATTCTCATTCTGACTGTCAGATTCAGGATCTCTCCATTTATTACCCTTATCTCTGCAGCATTCATCTATGGAATCCTTGATGGGAATGACCCGGTTGTTTTGTATCTGGGGATCGTATCAGGGGCTGCGAAAATATTTCAGGTTCTTGCGATCATGGTCTTTTGTGGAGTCTGTATCGCCCATATGCTCAGGCGGTCAGGGTACATCGACACCATTGTGGATGATATCTCCCGATTCATGAAAAGCCCGGAGAATACGGCAGGGATAGGGGGATGGATCCTGTCTCTTCCGCTCATGTGCTGTAATACTGCCTTTGTTCTCATCGCGCCGGTCATTGAGCAGACAGTCGGTAAAAAATCAGCGTCACCATACTTGTATATTGCAGCAATTGCTTCGATAATATCCTTTGTTCTCATATACCCTTCTCCGGCAGTGGTCCCGGTCATGGTGACCCTGTTGCCCTCTCTTGCAGATCCCTGGGCTCTGGATCTGGTCCTTATTCCTGTTGCCGTGATTATGCTTGTATTGCTGCTTTTGTATGCACGAAAAAAGACAGGGGGTCTTGAATCAGAGGTAAGAATCCCACTAAAAAAGCACTCACGGGTGAAAGCATGGGCTCCGGTGATAACCCCTTTTCTCCTGGCAGGACTCGGACTTCTGATTCCAGCCATCTCATTCTTTTCCATAATCTCCATAGCCCTCTTTTGTGGTCTGCTTGTGGCCATGGTATCAGTCGGGAAAGAGGCACGGGATATCGGTATTCATGACGGGACAAAATATGCCGGGCTGATCATGTTTGATCTCTGTGGTGCCGGAGCATTTGGAGCGGTTATCGCCGCCGGATCCTTCCCACAGGAGATCTATTGGTTCGTATCCGGATCTATTCCTGCACTTTTCCTTCCTTTTATTCTTGCTGCAGCGCTCCAGGCAGCGTCCGGATCACGGGTTGTATCGGCTGCAACAACGGCAGAGATCCTGGCAAAAGCTTCAGATTTTCCTGATATTCAGCCGGCAGCCCTGGTCCTGATGATCGCCGGGGGATCATGTATGGTGTCGTTTGTAAGCGATCCCTACTTCTGGCTGGTGAAACGATTCACCGGAGATGAAACAACCGGTGTTATTAATAATTATACCCTCCCTCTGGCTGGAATCGGTCTCATTATCGGGTTTTCAGGAGTTATTATCCAAATCCTCTCCGGATATCTGTAG